The Vigna unguiculata cultivar IT97K-499-35 chromosome 6, ASM411807v1, whole genome shotgun sequence genome contains a region encoding:
- the LOC114188110 gene encoding uncharacterized protein LOC114188110, translated as MYFHHCCKAKFIGALNEKLTVAQKKYIASTPFWWFAMLKQSLKISRNVLSQLCSKWVERRGGFDVGGKVVEFSLLDVCLGLGLRVVGEKIDLNEEVLESETWNTFGRQRVDVKLIYDFLMKFDDDVGDVELFCKLYVVLGISEFLLASKKSYVFPVIFKVVDDMENIGKYNWGTLVYEYLVFSLCSASLALQNEPSRFEFYVVGCAYLLDVFIDPRASVMSVEKDDGAQQSNMYDRMKARPRMRFKSVATKTPYSVYGKKKLKSMQIG; from the coding sequence ATGTATTTTCATCATTGCTGTAAAGCGAAATTCATTGGTGCTTTGAACGAAAAGTTAACTGTGGCACAAAAGAAGTATATTGCAAGCACCCCGTTTTGGTGGTTTGCGATGTTAAAGCAATCATTGAAGATAAGTAGAAACGTTTTATCTCAGTTATGTAGTAAATGGGTTGAAAGAAGGGGTGGTTTTGATGTTGGTGGTAAAGTGGTTGAGTTTAGTTTATTAGACGTTTGTTTAGGTTTAGGATTGAGGGTGGTCGgtgaaaaaattgatttaaatgagGAAGTTCTGGAGAGTGAGACGTGGAATACTTTTGGGCGTCAAAGAGTTGATGTTAAGTTGATATATgattttttgatgaaatttgatgatgatgttggtgATGTTGAATTATTTTGCAAGCTATATGTTGTGTTAGGAATATCAGAGTTCTTGCTTGCAAGTAAAAAGAGTTATGTTTTCCCCgttatttttaaagttgttgATGACATGGAAAATATTGGGAAATATAATTGGGGTACATTAGTGTATGAGTATTTGGTGTTTAGCTTGTGTAGTGCTTCGTTGGCGTTGCAGAACGAACCAAGTCGATTTGAGTTTTATGTGGTTGGATGTGCGTATTTGCTTGATGTGTTCATTGATCCACGTGCATCTGTAATGAGTGTTGAAAAAGATGATGGTGCACAACAAAGCAATATGTATGACCGTATGAAGGCCCGACCTAGGATGCGGTTCAAGAGTGTTGCCACAAAAACACCATATTCTGTTTATGGAAAGAAGAAGTTGAAATCAATGCAAATTGGTTGA
- the LOC114188109 gene encoding uncharacterized protein LOC114188109, with translation MPFPWKKNRVPRISQIVADLQSPKRGGSLVVETGFPTSLIDLFVKNRSRFRKHRTKKPPPPEVPDPPPPPPSPANSPPPSQPDLRLPNPRTGQNVVASVSDQVAECSLNVILVVKILMVLIVVASVKRLTVGITVSTFALLLLEYAGRRVVSGSVVESWFQKVRVLKKERVRGSGFPDLSQLAFSESFLIDEIEVVSDVGICCEMRSVSGDVATEIVEDCSSHVLEVSEYKIKGSRSGRFGSRMVKKLVPKKFRGHRKEKKDKGNKEIEDESGSEVSSAVEDDKLPMLEIEGEDKNENTEQDEVDCGITCSYNGKRVARVGNSGSSTVMVLVMLVLVGLLLGRFPALILSISWCCTVKIVKTLRRSRNVSLKKCSVSNS, from the coding sequence ATGCCGTTTCCCTGGAAGAAGAACCGCGTCCCTCGAATCTCCCAAATCGTCGCGGATCTCCAATCGCCAAAACGCGGCGGCTCCCTCGTCGTCGAGACCGGCTTCCCCACGTCCCTCATCGACCTCTTCGTAAAAAACCGAAGCCGTTTTAGAAAACACCGCACCAAAAAACCGCCACCGCCCGAGGTCCCCGATCCACCGCCGCCGCCTCCCTCTCCGGCCAACTCTCCGCCGCCGTCGCAACCCGATCTTCGCCTCCCAAACCCTCGGACTGGACAGAACGTCGTCGCTTCTGTTTCGGATCAGGTCGCGGAGTGCTCTTTGAACGTTATTTTAGTTGTGAAGATTCTGATGGTGCTAATTGTGGTCGCTAGTGTGAAGAGGCTCACCGTCGGAATCACCGTGTCGACGTTCGCGCTTCTGCTTCTCGAGTACGCTGGGCGACGCGTCGTTTCGGGTTCCGTTGTGGAATCGTGGTTTCAGAAGGTTCGGGTTCTGAAGAAGGAGCGTGTTCGGGGGAGTGGATTCCCTGACTTGAGTCAATTGGCCTTTTCCGAGAGTTTTTTAATTGATGAAATTGAGGTTGTGAGTGATGTGGGAATTTGTTGTGAAATGCGTTCTGTCAGTGGTGACGTGGCAACAGAAATAGTCGAGGATTGTTCTTCACATGTTCTTGAAGTTTCTGAATACAAGATTAAAGGGAGTAGAAGTGGTAGGTTTGGGTCGAGGATGGTGAAGAAGCTTGTGCCGAAGAAGTTTCGTGGCCataggaaagaaaaaaaggataaGGGGAATAAGGAGATTGAGGATGAATCGGGTAGTGAAGTTTCAAGCGCTGTGGAAGATGATAAATTACCTATGTTAGAAATTGAAGGGGAAGATAAGAACGAGAATACTGAACAAGATGAGGTTGATTGTGGCATCACTTGTTCCTATAATGGAAAGAGAGTAGCTAGAGTTGGAAATTCAGGTTCTTCCACGGTTATGGTTCTAGTTATGCTTGTTCTTGTTGGACTTCTTCTGGGTCGTTTCCCAGCTTTGATACTTTCAATTTCATGGTGTTGCACGGTGAAAATAGTTAAAACATTACGGAGATCACGCAATGTGTCTCTGAAAAAGTGCTCTGTTTCAAACTCTTGA
- the LOC114187461 gene encoding tubulin beta chain: MREILHIQGGQCGNQIGAKFWEVICDEHGIDHTGKYSGDSELQLERINVYYNEASGGRYVPRAVLMDLEPGTMDSVRSGPYGQIFRPDNFVFGQSGAGNNWAKGHYTEGAELIDSVLDVVRKEAENCDCLQGFQVCHSLGGGTGSGMGTLLISKIREEYPDRMMLTFSVFPSPKVSDTVVEPYNATLSVHQLVENADECMVLDNEALYDICFRTLKLATPTFGDLNHLISATMSGVTCCLRFPGQLNSDLRKLAVNLIPFPRLHFFMVGFAPLTSRGSQQYRALTVPELTQQMWDAKNMMCAADPRHGRYLTASAMFRGKMSTKEVDEQMINVQNKNSSYFVEWIPNNVKSSVCDIPPKGLKMASTFIGNSTSIQEMFRRVSEQFTAMFRRKAFLHWYTGEGMDEMEFTEAESNMNDLVAEYQQYQDATADDEYEDEEEEEIPA; encoded by the exons ATGAGAGAAATCTTGCACATCCAGGGAGGGCAATGCGGTAACCAGATCGGAGCCAAGTTCTGGGAGGTCATCTGCGACGAGCACGGCATCGACCACACCGGAAAGTACAGCGGCGACTCCGAGCTCCAGCTCGAACGCATCAACGTCTACTATAATGAAGCCAGCGGCGGAAGGTACGTTCCACGCGCCGTCCTCATGGATCTTGAACCCGGCACCATGGACTCCGTCAGATCCGGCCCCTACGGCCAGATCTTCCGCCCCGACAACTTTGTCTTCGGCCAGTCCGGCGCCGGTAACAACTGGGCTAAAGGCCACTACACTGAAGGCGCGGAACTCATCGATTCAGTCCTCGACGTCGTTCGCAAGGAAGCCGAAAATTGCGATTGCTTGCAAG GGTTTCAGGTGTGCCATTCTCTTGGGGGTGGAACGGGTTCCGGCATGGGGACGCTTTTGATCTCAAAGATTCGTGAGGAGTATCCAGATCGGATGATGTTGACGTTTTCGGTGTTCCCTTCTCCTAAGGTTTCTGACACCGTTGTGGAGCCTTACAATGCTACGCTCTCTGTTCATCAGCTTGTAGAGAACGCTGATGAGTGCATGGTTCTGGACAATGAGGCTCTCTACGACATTTGTTTCAGGACCCTCAAGCTCGCTACACCCACCT TTGGTGACCTTAACCACCTGATTTCTGCCACCATGAGTGGAGTTACTTGCTGTCTACGTTTCCCTGGGCAACTGAACTCAGATCTTCGCAAGCTTGCTGTTAATCTTATCCCATTCCCCCGGCTCCATTTCTTTATGGTTGGATTTGCACCCTTGACATCTAGAGGATCTCAGCAGTACCGTGCCTTGACTGTTCCTGAATTAACACAGCAAATGTGGGATGCTAAGAACATGATGTGTGCTGCTGATCCTCGTCATGGTCGTTATTTGACTGCATCAGCAATGTTCCGTGGTAAGATGAGCACAAAGGAGGTAGACGAGCAAATGATCAATGTGCAGAACAAGAATTCTTCATATTTTGTTGAGTGGATACCTAATAATGTGAAGTCCAGCGTGTGTGATATCCCGCCTAAGGGTCTCAAAATGGCTTCCACTTTCATTGGCAATTCAACTTCAATCCAGGAGATGTTCAGGAGAGTTAGTGAGCAGTTCACGGCTATGTTCAGGCGCAAGGCTTTCTTGCATTGGTACACTGGGGAAGGAATGGACGAAATGGAGTTCACTGAGGCTGAGAGTAACATGAACGATCTTGTTGCGGAGTATCAACAGTACCAGGATGCTACTGCTGACGATGAGTACGAGGAcgaggaagaagaggaaattCCAGCTTAA
- the LOC114189197 gene encoding putative germin-like protein 2-1 → MAIPSFFLTVLALSLSVVLAAATSTFQDFCVADPQEKVLVNGLACKDPKLVEANDFFFSGLHIAGNTTNPVGSKVTPVFASQLPGLNTLDISIARIDYAPTGINPPHTHPRATEVLTVLEGTLEVGFVTSNPENRHLRKVLQKGDVFVFPIGLVHYQRNVGYGNAVAIAALSNQNPGVITIGNAVFGSTPDIDIDVLVKAFHLDKTTIGYLQSKF, encoded by the exons ATGGCTATTCCCTCATTTTTTCTGACAGTTTTGGCTCTTTCACTTTCAGTTGTTCTAGCAGCTGCTACCAGTACATTCCAAGATTTCTGTGTGGCAGACCCACAAGAGAAAG TGTTGGTGAACGGGTTGGCATGCAAAGATCCAAAACTGGTTGAGGCCAATGACTTCTTCTTCAGCGGTCTTCACATAGCAGGAAACACCACGAACCCTGTTGGGTCTAAAGTGACACCAGTTTTTGCTTCTCAGCTTCCAGGATTGAACACTCTTGACATCTCCATAGCTCGCATTGACTATGCCCCAACGGGTATTAACCCTCCTCACACGCACCCTCGCGCCACTGAAGTGTTGACCGTTCTCGAAGGTACCTTAGAAGTTGGATTCGTCACTTCCAACCCCGAAAACCGTCACTTGAGAAAAGTTCTTCAGAAGGGTGATGTGTTTGTGTTCCCGATAGGGCTCGTCCATTACCAGAGAAATGTTGGGTATGGCAATGCTGTGGCCATTGCAGCACTTAGCAACCAGAATCCAGGAGTCATCACCATCGGTAATGCAGTGTTTGGGTCTACGCCTGACATAGATATCGATGTTCTTGTTAAGGCTTTCCATTTGGACAAGACTACCATCGGCTATCTACAGTCCAAGTTCTAG
- the LOC114189023 gene encoding putative germin-like protein 2-1 — protein MTNFSLLMLLLSLSLSVALAADTSALQDFCVADPKGQVLVNGLACKDPKLVEENDLLFSGLHIAGNTTNPVGSKVTPVFVTQLPGLNTLGISMARIDYAPWGINPPHTHPRATEVLTVLEGTLEVGFITSNPENRHLRKVLQKGDVFVFPIGLVHYQRNVGYGNAVAIAALSSQNPGVITIGNAVFGSTPDIDTDVLVKAFHLDKTTVNYLQSKF, from the exons ATGACTAATTTCTCGTTGTTGATGTTACTTCTGTCTCTTTCACTTTCAGTTGCTTTAGCAGCAGATACCAGTGCTCTCCAAGATTTCTGTGTGGCAGACCCTAAAGGGCAAG TGTTGGTGAATGGCTTGGCATGCAAGGATCCAAAACTTGTTGAGGAAAATGACTTACTCTTCAGTGGTCTTCACATAGCAGGAAACACAACAAACCCAGTTGGGTCTAAAGTGACACCAGTTTTTGTGACTCAGCTTCCAGGATTGAACACTCTCGGCATCTCAATGGCTCGCATTGACTATGCCCCATGGGGCATTAACCCTCCTCACACGCACCCTCGCGCCACTGAAGTGTTGACCGTTCTCGAAGGCACCTTAGAAGTTGGATTCATCACTTCCAACCCCGAAAACCGTCACCTCAGGAAGGTTCTACAAAAGGGTGACGTGTTTGTGTTCCCGATAGGCCTCGTCCATTACCAGAGAAATGTTGGGTACGGCAATGCTGTGGCCATTGCAGCACTTAGCAGCCAGAATCCAGGAGTCATCACCATTGGTAATGCAGTGTTTGGGTCTACGCCTGACATAGATACCGACGTTCTTGTTAAGGCTTTCCATTTGGACAAGACTACCGTCAACTATCTACAGTCCAAGTTCTAG